TCAGCCACCTCACTACCGGTCCCAGGGCTACAATACCGTGATAAATTTGTTGGTGCGAAAAATATCCGGCTATCGaacttaaattttgataatgacaaacgatttaaagttaaaattatttgtaatctaatgtgttgaatgaacttgtaggaaaagtcctaaggtatcttaggcaaaaattctagctgcggttaggtaggcaggaaaatcctaggaggtgataatcctaggcggaaagccttggcgcGTCGAGGTCTCCGGGCAAAAGTCCTAAAGTCGGATattctaggtgaaaatcccgaTGTAGACTCGGGCGCTGAGAAAAAATCCAGTTGATCTGGAAGATCGAACtgacaacaggtatactctcctgagtggagtaggtgaggacgtgttccccggagagggaacaataggcgtcggttcgatctaggatttccggtcagaaatccgaaatcaaaaccggacagtccggagactgtcaaacacttctcttatcatgcttattatgtgctaactttgttttatatgatatgttgttgttttgtggactaacataatTTGCAGGACGAAGAAAGAGCTCAAATCCCCAAATGAATAGTGACtagggcgcctccatggagcttggagatgTCTCGGATGTTTTGGAAGAAGGAGCGCGTGGAGTCAAactagaggcaccctcaaggagtgTTGAGGCGCCTCGAatgggcttgaaggcgccctccatggcgttggaggcgccttcaagaggatgagCGACGACTTCTTTAGTCCTTATCTTCGCTGCTGAATCGGCggagttgagggcgccctcaatgggcTTTATACCTGTCTCGACCAACAGTTTAGAGATCATCACTTTCTGAGCATCCTTCAATTGTTtgttgctaacgagacgatccgacTGAGCCATAACAAGACTCCGACAACCCAAAGCTGCGAATTTCAAAttcctgttgtcggtataagttcaGTTCAGTTAAATTGTAATATTCCTCTTATAATATTTGTGCAATTATAATTGTTGCCCCAAATAAACATTCAACGAGCATGAACCTTAAAATAAGAATCATCATAGATTTCGAACTAAGTAAATTATTGATATTCACAATTATTCTTGTTTACTTTATTTTCACTGCGTTACCCATTATTTGTccgaaacgaaaagtgaaagccagaTAGAACACATAATTAAAGGATGCTAGATTCTGTTGTCCGTCGTGCACTTCTCGATGACTTCAGTAAAATCAGACCGATCaaattacattaaaaataataatattttttaaagagaCATCtcacaacaatcaacttagtcaCAATGTCACGGCTAGAGTTTGCAATGAACTTGACCACGACCTACCTTGACTATAATTTTATGGCCAAGAAATCGGTGATCATGATTGGTTATTAccacttattttatttttcaagaaaaattattttttaaaaaatatcctttGTGCTTTTCAAATATTATTGAAAGTTGAGCGTGCCCTGTCTTCTGTCATTCTTATCACATTCAAAAAACTAGACGGGAGAACAGAATCCTCCAACAAAAAATAATGTACCTTTGAAAGGGAGTTCTGGAAAGGGGGAAAACAGCTGCCATGATCTTGAGATCACGGGATTCGAATAGTAAAACCTGTCtcttacaaaatatatatataaaaaaaaattatatataatagacTCAATATAATTTCCAATATAATCCTACCCTTCCTCGTAATGTTTTTTTAGAATGAGTAACTTTGAAAAGAAGTAACTAGCGTAGTCACTAATTAGTTGAAGCTCAATCACTATGATTGAACATAATTAACTAAGGATTATCATGAGACTTGCAATCAGAAGTATCAATGATTTAACAGCTAATTTTGAATGTCGACTTTGAATGACAATGCCCATGCTTTTAGGAAGATGTAGCTTCTGTTGGGATCACTTTAAAGTTCCTTTGCGACGACAACTTCTATAAATTCAGCAGGTATCAGTGTAGCTTCAAGGAAGCGAACTTGGATGCAATGTCCATTGCTTCCTCAAGGCGGGAGGCATCGTTCCCCTAAAATTTTAATGATTGCCTTAATTTCCAAAAACTAATTCAGTTAGTTTAGTTTTCTAGCTACTTACCTGGCCCTGTGCGATACCGTTATTCCCGCCGCCACCCTTCCCTTTGAGGGGCTTCATAACTTCATTTAGCCATTCTACCACAAGTCCATCCTTTGATCCATTGTCAGGCACACCGGCACAAACCACAGCTTTGTTTGATTCCGCATCAGTGCTGAATGCCATTGCGGCTAAACCCTACACAACAATGATGCAAAAACATTTTTGTATGAATCGATCAACTCGTGACTTGTTATAATGCAAAGAAACTAAGAAATTGTTACCTGTAGTTCTAAAACCTTCAGAACAGCTTCCCTCACTGCTGAAGTATCAAGTCCTACATCGACTTGTACGATACAAAATGTTTTTCCTCTTGAAGAGGCGGCTTTTGCAACTTCTGTTGCTGTTTTGACCGCTTTCATGATGTTTTCCTCAGCGGTCTTCCTTTTTGCTTTTCTAATTCGATCCTGATAAGGCGCAGCAAGAGAGGATGAATTTAGGGAACAAGATAGTCTTTGATCTATTTGTAATGTGGGATTTACCTCCAATTGCGAAACATCAGCTCTGAGATCTGCTTTTTTGGCTGCGGGAATCGCAGCtgcatctattttacttttcaggGATGCAACTTTCTACAAAAAAGTGAAAAGATAAATACAGAAATAGATACAGTCTTTCGAATCAACTAAATTACGCGTCAGGATTATTGCTTTAGGGCCTAACTGTGTACATTATCCTTTTATTCAGAATGTGAAAGAAGCATCAATCAATCAAGCTCATGAATAAAACCTTTATCAAAAAACTACTTCAAATAAAGAGAGAAGAATGATTTAGTCGATTTGTTACCCAGTGGTGGCACCTTATTCTATTGTCAGCACTGACTGGTATGATCCTAAATATTGCAGTACAATGATTCTTTGCAGACCTTACAATTTGTCATACCtgttagaattttaaaatcaaaatttgaaattgttgGCGATGGGTTTTAGTCACCTATATGTGAGCTTTCGAAGAGGATACCCTACTAAGATGATATCATGTATGCCAACTTCCAAAACATTTGACAACCCACAATTATCAAATGTAAAGTATAAAAGAATTCCATACAAAGCTACCAGTTAATATTTCTGTATCTCGTAACGCAGTTCCAATTATGTAGGAAAATAGAACCGGAAAAGGAACTCAGGGAATGTGCATCGTGAACTTGTATTTGAAATATCCAGTAGTTGAGtaccttctcgagcaaacttccttCAGATTTGCATGCTTCATCTATTTCAGAAGCAAGAGAAGAAGCCAAGTCTAGTGCCTCGAATGCGCGAGCAGTTGTGACAGCTATAATTCTTCTGATTCCCTTAGCAATTCCCTCTTCGGACAGAAGCGCAAATGCTTTAGCGTCTCGAGTGTTAGATATATGAGTCCCTGGCATAAACAAAATATTAGGTATCAAAAGTAAAACACAACCAAGGATGTCGAGAAGAAAGGACAAAAAATTTACCTCCACAAAATTCTGTGGAAATGGATAACCATTCTTGATTATCAGGATCTTGTAGCATGTCATCCACTTTATGGCCAATGGAGACAACCCTCACCGGGTCAGGATAGATCTGAGCGATTAGGATAGAGATTTAACAGAGACAGGATTGAGTGATTGATGAAATCAAGAGTACACTTCATTGTCAAAATAATAACTTTCGTACTTCTCCAAAAACAGCTCGCAACCCGTTTATACGTTTTGCTGCAGCAAGGGCTGCTTCACCTGCATATACTTCTATCTCATCTTTTATCTGCTGATTAACAATTGACTCGATTTTTCTCAACTCTTCGGGATGAACGGGTTTTCCTGTTCGCGTGTTGACTAGTAAATTACAAGTGCCAAGAAATCCAAAATGAACTCTATAAAACAGAGTTGAATATTACCGTGCGAAAAATCAAATCTTAATTTCTCGGGAAGCACTATTGAACCCTTTTGATCAACATGGTTCCCAAGCACTTCCTGAATCTCAGTCAAATCACGAGTAAGTCAAATCATGAGTAAGAGAATGGAGGAAAAACAATCgtggaagaaaaaagaaaaagatattgAAATTGTTTTCCATACACGAAGAgcaaaattaagcatgtgagtgCATGTATGGTTTGGAGCGATCAAGGTGCGTCTGTCATAATCAACCTATTAAccgaacaaaaaaattaaaagaattacgACATAAGAAAACATTAGTCTAGGATAGAAACAAAAAATTTATAATCTTTATCTGTTTTACCTTGCATGTTACTTTATCACCGACCATCAATGTCTTAGCCCCTTCCGCAAAAGATCCAATATGGAGGACAAAGCCTCCATAGACTTGAACATTGTTTACGTGAAATGATCCAAATGATCCTTCAATCGATCCAGTATCATATATCTAGTAATATCAAATTGAAAGTGAGAAAACTATGCTTTCAACACATGGGGGAAACAAGATGAAGTCCTAATATGCTAAAATAACAAAGTATAAGCCATAAGTCTGCATTCGAGTATCTAGATCTGTGAATGTGTAATTGGGGTTTCAGTACATTGGAACAACTGTTAAGGTGTAACTTCTAAAATATATGCACATCCCTCAAATCAACTCGCTGCTGAAATCCATACTGGCATTATGTGACTGGAAATGCAACCGTCTCAAAGTTAATGCTCTAAGAAGTTTGTTACGGGAAGTGAATCATGATTTATGAAGGTTAACGAATATGTCACGTACCAATAATGTACTTGAAGTCTATTAATGCCCATTGAAAGTTAAAACCCTGAATATAGTAAAAACCTATTGAATAGCAGAAGTCTTGTTATAACTATACAAGCTAGTATTAGCCCATATGTTACCAGTAAGCTACACAGAGAGTGCGAACTACCAAAAATTTAGAATAGGTTTAgattaaatttgtatcatttcAATAAAAGAGTCTATTAAACCAGTTCAAATGCTAAGACAAGATGAAGAAAAGAATGATAAAACTGAACTAGAAACACTTTGATCAaggaataaaaacttaaattgtgCATAGCAAATTACCTGACCCCCTTGCTCGGCATAAAAACTTGTACTTTCCAAAACAATGCCAATGTCAACTTGATCAAGGGCTGAGTCTAAGAACTCAGTACCTGAGTATATAGCTTTAACCACACTTTCATGGTCCTGGTAAAAGAGAGACTCTATATTAAAATTCTGATCAATTTTGTGTATTTTTTGGCAATAAGGACAAACTACACCAATCATAACACTGATCGATATCAACAAATTTGCTCAAGATGAAGGCAgcctaaatcacaaataaaatatttggaaCCTAGCTGATGAAAGGGGAAACTTACCAGAACACAAGCACTAAAAATATACTTGTATTTGTAGAATGCTGAATGCATTATAACCTACTATGAAGCAGCAGTGCATGAGGTTCTATATTACCATTCCGCTCAACTTATGTATTTCTTTGGCAGATAGAACAAATTTGACTACAACAATCACAACACTAAGCTGATATCAACAAACTTGCTCGAGATGGAGGCGAGctaattacaaataaaatatcagaatCTAGCTAATGAAAGGGGAAATTTTAGAGAACACAAGCACTAAACAGCTACTTACATATGTAGAATGCATCATAATCAGCTACGATATAGTAGTGCATGAGGTTGCTACAAATGTGTTGTAAAGGGTCACTTGGGTATGGGCAGAGACGTTATTTACTTGAATTTGATGTCACAAGTCTCAATTAGACAACCTTATTGTAGAACCATGAAAGCTGGCCCTCTACTAACCCACACATTGGGGTATATCACAATAAATAGTAAGATTCAGGAGAAGAGAATTTTTAACTACATTCCCAGTGAGATCTACATTCAAACCTGGTGCCATATATACTTGTAGCTATCATCTGTTGTCCCCACACCATTCTTATGCAACACAGAAATGGCATCAGCATCCATCACAATGGAATGACCAGCTATCTGGTAAGAACACGGAACAAACACAAAATAAGAAAAAGCATTATCATGGTAACAAAATTAATCTACCAAGTTTGACAGATGGAGCAGAAAATTAAGTCCTTTGTTTCCCAACAAATTTAGTGTACATCTATATATAAAACTACTGATTATCAACGAAAAAGtagatagaatttttttaatcaatgaaCAACTGAAATATGTTGAGTTAGAAGACTTTATTTTACACAAATATCCAATCACATCGATATAGTCGTTTAATATCTCTTTGCCTAAAAGGCTGAAGGCTGCGTTGTATATTTAAGAGCTTTCAAGAACACTTATCATCTCTCCTCTACACTCTTTTCCGCTGAACATCATGTGATATGGCTGTTAGGTTTTCTATCTAATGCATTATATTCCTGCACGCACCTTGCTGCGAGCACTTCTAGCCTTTTCCCTGGCTTCTTCCATAGCAATATTGAAACCTTCAACATCAACAGTCAGTCCTCTTTCTTCTGCCATCAGCTGTAAAATAAATATTCACAACAAAAAAAGAAACAAGTCCATATAAAATAGATATGCAAGAACTGTATATTCATACACATGCATGGGCACGTGCTCACGAGAAAGAAACAATATCCCAGTAATGAAATTGTAAATTAACCTGAGTTAAATCCATGGGAAATCCGTAGGTGTCCCACAAAATAAATGCCTCCTGCCAAAGATTAAAATAAACTCATGtaaagattaaaatttaaaaaaaaaaactaagaaaattgTAAGCAATAAAATTTCTAAAGAAACAATATATGGAAAAGAAAAGATCGGAAAAAAAGTTTTAACTCACAAAATGGGATAAACATTAGAAGTAAAAATCGGAAATGTATCAGACTAATTGTAATCAAAAGATTAAAGTCAAGAATTAAAAGACATTGGAGAGAACTGGAATACATATCAATACAGATAGGAACCAGGAGAAAGCAAACATTGGAATACATATCAATACTTCCTTAAAAAGGAACGGTCAAAGAGAATAATAGTTTCTAGGTAACCTCTCAGACAAATATCATGGGCACCAAGTGAATCAAGATATACCACCTGCTCCTCACGACAATGCAAATAACATGCAAACACAAGAAAAGTGAGAATCTCAACATACTAAAATATCTTTAAAGATTCCATGAAGGCAAACTTGTCGATATACCAAAACAACTGAAAACTGAGTGACATCTACAAAGCTAAAAAGTTGCGAGGAATTTAGATATAGAAAAAACAAGAAATAATGCATTAGCCAGTTCCCTCAATGTTGCATGAAACATTCACCTAGATTAAATAAATTGCATTTTTTGTGAAAATATCGcatctaaaattttctaaataaccaGCCATCAAACTTGCCTGCCCGCTTATTTTACTGCCTTGAACATCCAGCACAGCCTTCTTAAACTTCTCAATTCCCTGTGAAAATACAATCACACAAAAAATTGGGCAGCCATAAACAGAGTTACTGACCTTTTGCAATTCATGTTGTTGCCATGCCTAAGAGTGTTGTTTGTTTGAAGCATATTATGCATTCAGATATTATGTAACAAAGTAAGCCTTTTTCCTTCAGCTATAACTAGTAACTTTCTTCATTTGGTATGTTCTGATAACATGTGGATTCCACCAGGGATTTCAAGATATaaataagtagagagaaaaaaaaaaaaaaaaagagaattgcACACCATGGCTTAtccaagaaaataaaaatacaaataaaaatggCACGATTAAAAGTGAACAAGTGAGCAAATGCAAGTCTGTAACAACAGGTAGAGACAATGCTTAACGTGAGAATATGTAGGGAGAACCAATGAGTCAAATAACATGAAGTCTTACTAGGCAATGAATGGAAAGCAAAATAttctaatattttaatttttaaactagaGTATATCAGACGTAGATAGAGAATCTAATATGTGGCATGAACCATAGCAtttgaaagaaacaaaagaacattcCTAAATCTAAATCTTACAATGTTGCAGATAATATTAGAGGTATTGAACCATGAGAATGGAAGCATATGAGGAAAACCAGAATCACCTTCACTAGTGTCCTTCCAAAACTTGCTTCCTCTTCTGCAATTATTTCTTGTATCTTACATTCGTATTGTCTAAGCTCTGGGAATACATCACCCATCACTCCAACAACAACACCTACAAGACTAGATAGTGAAATAGTACTGTGATTAAACAGAAGAGATGCCATAGGAAGTCCAGTaataaaagaaagaaggaagagtAATTGGAAATAAAGACACAACACAAGCTCTGTTGTATCCCAaacttttaattaagatttttcttGAATTATAGAGATTGATCAGAGTTTAGTGGTCAGGTTTGAGGCTGAATGAATTTAAATATAAGTTAAACTTTTTTTAGAGGCTAATTTTGGTGCTATAGTGAGATTCAATTTGAGGTTGTTAGCTTCTTTGAGGTTGTGGTCAAGTGGAGATCAAGTTGAGTTTTTGAACTCATGTAGGCTCGAATTAAAGTCAATTTGGTTTTGATGACTAAATGTGAAAATGTTTGATTCAATGGGAGACCTTAGTAGCTTTAGGGGTTTAAAGGAGGATTACCTTATTTAGGGAGGAAACAGCACCACGTCTTTGTTCTTCTAAACCCGCCTCTCATCCCCATCTCGATCTCTTGAGCAACTCTCTTACCTTGCTTTTCCTCTCTTGATCCCAATTCTTCCTCTTCAATTAGATCAGCCTGTAgctcctccctctcctctctttgcGAGCCCATTTCTTCTCCCTATGTGCAGTACAGGcacctccctctcctctctttgcAAGCCCATTtctttgttagtaattagccctaagagtcaatcatgagatgattaggccttttggttactaattgagttagactcaaatgaacccactcattggattgagttcaatccgaattagacacattggattaatggattAGACTCAATGGATTAgatttattgggttattggattaatgattaatccaatataataattcaacccattaagaggaatacaaagagacaaaaaatctatttatattcatccaaatgaatataaataggttttttggtgagatttttcattagatgagatgggtgtctcttgatcttcctcctccttcttcctcctccttccatggccgaactttcttccatggccgaaccatacttcttgctagcacaagaagatggttcttctccgaaggttTCGTTCGTgggacgaacgaaggatatgttcatgtggataccatagaggcgcggacacttgaacgcgctgagatctggatccaaagaaaaggttgttgtcgggattgcgaagggcatgcaacaaagatataatcctatcatgtagcttagcatagattagtttatagaaattctttcttccctttcgcatggatccgctggataagttgatctagtatttttccgctgcgttttcgcGTCTTCTGGCATGctagatcccaacagtggtatcagagccacttgcgaaagAATATGCTAAGTTGTCAgtaattttatatatgatatagaattgCATGATAGGTTTACTGTGATTTGCAAAATTATGGGTCTCGGCCAGACTGTGAATCTCGGCCAAACTATGAGTCTTGGCCAGATTTTATGTCTCGGCCAAATCCTAAGCCTTGACcgaaagttggtgtgtgaccaacaaggtttcggccaagaaaggtgtTTTGTTGTGAACAAAGcgaagttggtgtgtgaccaacaaggcCTCAGCTAGATGTTTTGTTTAGaatgaaacatagttggtattgtggGAAGTAGGGTCTCGGATAAGGCAGCAACTCAtaaaatgagtatgcaaaatattttttgcttCGGGGGcgtggtgcatggttatggccctttaaccccaatgtgattggatgtgtgtaatgttgtaattcataatacggcctgcgtgtcgtgccttcatcccttttattcttgttgtaattagattacactcaaatgtaactcgagttttttagattttgtaatgtacaaaattagaaggagttagtcttctggaagacgggtgaaaaggaaggaaggacaacaacataCAACAACCAAGGAAGCGCTCGGAGAAGCGGCTTAGACCTAGGTTaacttatcgctcttctcattggcttgagaagattgtaatTTATGGGGGTCATAACCTTGTCACGTTTAAACTTGTGAATATGTtgatatatgtcatgatatgtcatgatgtatgtgatgcatgtgtagctatcgtaattaggtcatttacatatgcctGCCAGAGTTTGGTACTcattactacctcgatcatctgtagtcaggtttgccaaagcaaagtggctcgttttatcttggtagagtgcgataggataattgtgatgtccgactaacgacctttgggtatgacttaattaagttacctcaattggattgagaacttaaaggcatatcccgtaagatgtaaatcatattatattagtcttggacgattagccaaagctaactcaagatgaattataatatggatttcataagatgggaaaacgaacaaacaatgttgttcacctaaggatacaagagttacataggatgtaattggtgaacgttgtctacctaagttatacaaatcttaggcgattagccaaagctaactcaagaaaagtataatatggattttgtccaattggtacacgttgcctacctatttatacaagtcttgggtgattagccaaagctaactcaagatgaggtataatgtggatcttatcccactaGAATGTCTTTCCTTATGGATATAgaactagtagtgacttgcttctatcaagctttagaatttagtgggagaatcatttaattaaaggcctaattaaatggtatgagtatgatacttctctgcattttattgttgtagaccaCCATGTCATCTAGTAAGTAGAAGACACTATCTCTgcgatctatccttgataagaataagctcaatggagctaatttttaAACTGGTATAGAAAcataagaatagttctcaagagagaaagaaaactgtacgtcctagagcagcctattcctgaagtgccccctgctactgccactagagctgatagggatgcttacaagcatcaagatgatgcattagatgtatcatgccttatgctcaccaccatgaactctgagcttcagaagcaacatgagaacatggatgcttatgatatggttaggcatgagagatttgagatctctaaagcactgtttcaatgcaaaaTGCAAGACGAAAGTCCCGTAGGgcatatgtgctcaaaatgatcgggaatgtggagaatctacaaaggttgggatttccactaggccaagaattgaccaCTGATCTTGTCTTGCAAACATTGCccaatagctatagtcaatttgtcatgaactgcaacatgaatgaaattgataaaccgctgcctaagatgttgagcatgttgagaactgctgaactcaaccttaagaaggcaaagcctagtaccattttgatggtgtctaagggtaaaggcaagtggaagcctaaaagtaagggtaagacccaagccaaaggaaagggcaagactcatgcactgaaacccaaaggtggggttgctaaggaaggaacctgcttccactgtggtgagaccggacactggaagaggaattgtaaggtatacctagaggaactgaaaaaaggaagagaagtgagacttctgcctcaggtatatatgttatagaaatcaatctatctatttcttcttcatgggtattagataccggacgaatgtgcaggggctgagaaataaTAGAgtgttgacaaagggcgaagtggacctacgagtaggcaatggtgcaagagttactgttgtcgctgtaggaacatattccttatctttgcctactgagcttgttttagaacttaaaGAGTGCTGCTATGTGCCTACCTTGaccaagaacattatctctgtttcttgtttggacaagaaaggtttttcatttgtaataaaggacaaatgttgttccgtttatttcaataaaatgttctattgtagtgcacatcctgTGAAtgtactctatgttctagactttggcaaaccaatctataacataaataccaaatggttcaagtctaatgatttgaatcaaacatatctctggcattctcACTTAGTTCACAAAATGAGAGTtatatatcccaactccataagaatggattttggactcatttgattttgaatcatatgagcaTGCAAATAttgtcttcgaggcaagatgacaaagactccattcaAACAccgcgaaagggctaatgatcttttaggactcatacatactgatgtatgtaacCCTTTTAgagtagcagctagaggaggctaacattacttcattatttttactGATAATTTCAGTGAATATGGCTATGTgtttctgatgagacacaagccagaatcctttgaaaagttcaaagaattcaagaatgaagtataaaatcaacttggtaagagtattaagatgcttcgattagatcgaggtgggaaataccttagccaagagtttcatgaccatctcgttaagtgtgggatcatatctcaactcactccacctagaacatcactatggaatggtgtatcagaaaggaggaatcgtactttattagatgtggtacgatcgatgatgagtcatacagatcttccttctttcttctggggacatgctctagagacagctgctttcacacttaaccgagtttcatctaaggttgtcataaagacaccatatgtgATATGGATAGGGAAGAGccccaagatgtcttttatgaagatttgggattgtgaggcttatgttcgacgactagtctcagataaactaggactcaaattggacaagtgctattttataggatattccaaggaaacaaagggatattacttctataatcccacacatggtaaggtgtttgttgccagaactggtatgtttctagaaaggaaatttatttctagaaaaattagtgggagtgaagtcgatcttgaagaagttcaagatactagcactgacaccttgatggaaattgaacaggtaccacaagatgttgtggttcaggattttgttacaccacaagaagttgtggagcagcaacctgttcaagtagcacatgctctacgcagatctgataggattcgTCGTCAACCCGAgaaatattcatttctcttgtctgaccacggtgatgtagagcttatcggtcttgatgagcctacatcttatcgtGAAGTCGACAGGCCCAGATTCGAGAAATGGCGGAGGCCACGA
The genomic region above belongs to Zingiber officinale cultivar Zhangliang chromosome 11A, Zo_v1.1, whole genome shotgun sequence and contains:
- the LOC122031773 gene encoding alanine--tRNA ligase-like isoform X2 codes for the protein MADDATPVEWPASKVRETFIRFFESKEHVEWGSSPVVPLDDPTLLFANAGMNQFKPIFLGTVNPGTPLGRLKRACNTQKCIRAGGKHNDLDDVGKDTYHHTFFEMLGNWSFGDYFKVEAITWAWELLTQVYKLPKDRIYATYFGGDEKLGLPPDTEAQDIWLKFLAPGRVLPFGCKDNFWEMGDTGPCGPCTEIHFDRLGNRDAASLVNNDDPTCIEIWNLVFIQFNRETDGSLRPLPAKHVDTGMGFERLTSILQNKMSNYDTDVFLPIFDAIRQLTGAQPYSGKIGADDQDKVDMAYRVVADHIRTLSFAIADGSRPGNEGREYVLRRILRRAVRYGREVLKAQEGFFSGLVGVVVGVMGDVFPELRQYECKIQEIIAEEEASFGRTLVKGIEKFKKAVLDVQGSKISGQEAFILWDTYGFPMDLTQLMAEERGLTVDVEGFNIAMEEAREKARSARSKIAGHSIVMDADAISVLHKNGVGTTDDSYKYIWHQDHESVVKAIYSGTEFLDSALDQVDIGIVLESTSFYAEQGGQIYDTGSIEGSFGSFHVNNVQVYGGFVLHIGSFAEGAKTLMVGDKVTCKVDYDRRTLIAPNHTCTHMLNFALREVLGNHVDQKGSIVLPEKLRFDFSHGKPVHPEELRKIESIVNQQIKDEIEVYAGEAALAAAKRINGLRAVFGEIYPDPVRVVSIGHKVDDMLQDPDNQEWLSISTEFCGGTHISNTRDAKAFALLSEEGIAKGIRRIIAVTTARAFEALDLASSLASEIDEACKSEGSLLEKKVASLKSKIDAAAIPAAKKADLRADVSQLEDRIRKAKRKTAEENIMKAVKTATEVAKAASSRGKTFCIVQVDVGLDTSAVREAVLKVLELQGLAAMAFSTDAESNKAVVCAGVPDNGSKDGLVVEWLNEVMKPLKGKGGGGNNGIAQGQGNDASRLEEAMDIASKFASLKLH
- the LOC122031773 gene encoding alanine--tRNA ligase-like isoform X4, with product MGDTGPCGPCTEIHFDRLGNRDAASLVNNDDPTCIEIWNLVFIQFNRETDGSLRPLPAKHVDTGMGFERLTSILQNKMSNYDTDVFLPIFDAIRQLTGAQPYSGKIGADDQDKVDMAYRVVADHIRTLSFAIADGSRPGNEGREYVLRRILRRAVRYGREVLKAQEGFFSGLVGVVVGVMGDVFPELRQYECKIQEIIAEEEASFGRTLVKGIEKFKKAVLDVQGSKISGQEAFILWDTYGFPMDLTQLMAEERGLTVDVEGFNIAMEEAREKARSARSKIAGHSIVMDADAISVLHKNGVGTTDDSYKYIWHQDHESVVKAIYSGTEFLDSALDQVDIGIVLESTSFYAEQGGQIYDTGSIEGSFGSFHVNNVQVYGGFVLHIGSFAEGAKTLMVGDKVTCKVDYDRRTLIAPNHTCTHMLNFALREVLGNHVDQKGSIVLPEKLRFDFSHGKPVHPEELRKIESIVNQQIKDEIEVYAGEAALAAAKRINGLRAVFGEIYPDPVRVVSIGHKVDDMLQDPDNQEWLSISTEFCGGTHISNTRDAKAFALLSEEGIAKGIRRIIAVTTARAFEALDLASSLASEIDEACKSEGSLLEKKVASLKSKIDAAAIPAAKKADLRADVSQLEDRIRKAKRKTAEENIMKAVKTATEVAKAASSRGKTFCIVQVDVGLDTSAVREAVLKVLELQGLAAMAFSTDAESNKAVVCAGVPDNGSKDGLVVEWLNEVMKPLKGKGGGGNNGIAQGQGNDASRLEEAMDIASKFASLKLH